One window of Streptococcus suis genomic DNA carries:
- a CDS encoding phosphatase PAP2 family protein encodes MKNKQTHLRNASFLALAFVILGYTVKFYPEAVAGFDTAIQTLVRGNLPSTASQFWTSITVLGNTVIILTISLLLAAFFYFYKKWKMEASLILASFAVMGVASTALKYVYQRPRPSIEWLIDTIGYSYPSWHTASTMMIAGAVVIIIQQRMKKGALKLLLQAGLLILAALVAISRIYIGVHFPTDIIGGWLLAGFLLSVLYPFYDQKRFEWRFQSKQK; translated from the coding sequence ATGAAAAACAAACAAACACATTTACGAAACGCATCTTTTTTGGCCCTGGCCTTTGTTATTCTAGGCTATACGGTCAAATTTTATCCAGAGGCAGTCGCAGGCTTTGACACGGCAATTCAGACACTTGTCCGTGGCAATCTACCTAGCACTGCCAGCCAGTTTTGGACCTCGATTACGGTTCTTGGAAATACAGTGATTATTCTGACTATTTCCTTGCTCCTTGCAGCTTTCTTCTATTTTTATAAAAAGTGGAAGATGGAGGCTTCCTTGATTCTTGCTAGTTTTGCGGTTATGGGGGTGGCATCAACAGCCCTGAAATATGTCTACCAACGGCCGCGCCCTAGTATTGAATGGTTAATCGATACGATTGGTTATTCCTATCCTAGCTGGCACACTGCCTCGACCATGATGATTGCAGGAGCGGTGGTTATCATTATTCAGCAACGAATGAAGAAGGGAGCACTAAAGCTCTTGCTTCAAGCTGGTCTGCTCATTTTAGCGGCTCTAGTTGCGATTTCAAGGATTTACATCGGCGTTCATTTTCCAACAGACATTATCGGTGGTTGGCTGTTGGCAGGCTTTCTGCTGTCAGTCCTCTATCCTTTCTATGATCAAAAACGCTTCGAATGGCGTTTTCAGAGTAAACAAAAATAA
- a CDS encoding ABC transporter ATP-binding protein: MIEVRALDKVIKGRTILSNISFEIKSGECVALIGPNGAGKTTLMSCLLGDRKATKGQVMLDGLAPQARSNKETVAVLPQENAIPTDLKVKELLRFFQAIYKDSLTDVEIDSLLCFSPEQKNQLAGKLSGGQKRLLAFVICLIGKPKLLFLDEPTAGMDTSTRQRFWEIVHELKAQGVTIFYTSHYIEEVEHTAERILVLHQGRLLRDTTPFAMRSEEQEKEVTLPIAFAAVVERLAMVDEISYKQDTVSFKTRAIEQVWASLQEAGCRISDLEVQNKTLLNSLFDKTREEES; the protein is encoded by the coding sequence ATGATAGAAGTACGAGCACTAGACAAAGTCATCAAAGGTCGGACAATCTTGTCCAATATTTCCTTTGAGATAAAGAGCGGAGAATGTGTGGCTTTAATCGGTCCAAACGGGGCTGGAAAGACGACCCTCATGTCTTGTTTATTGGGGGATAGGAAGGCAACGAAAGGCCAGGTTATGTTGGACGGTCTGGCTCCACAGGCTCGGTCCAATAAAGAAACGGTAGCAGTCTTACCACAAGAAAATGCTATCCCGACAGACCTGAAGGTCAAGGAATTGCTCCGCTTTTTCCAAGCCATCTACAAGGATAGTCTGACAGATGTGGAAATCGACAGCCTGCTCTGCTTTTCCCCAGAGCAAAAAAATCAACTGGCCGGCAAGCTATCGGGTGGTCAGAAGCGGCTCTTGGCTTTCGTCATCTGTCTGATTGGCAAGCCCAAGTTGCTTTTCTTGGACGAGCCAACGGCGGGCATGGATACCTCGACTCGCCAGCGTTTTTGGGAGATTGTCCATGAACTTAAGGCTCAGGGTGTGACTATTTTTTATACCAGCCACTATATCGAGGAAGTGGAGCATACGGCGGAGCGGATTTTGGTCTTGCACCAGGGGCGGCTACTAAGAGATACCACGCCATTTGCTATGCGGAGTGAGGAGCAAGAAAAAGAAGTGACTTTGCCGATTGCCTTTGCGGCGGTGGTGGAGCGGTTGGCTATGGTTGATGAAATCAGCTACAAACAAGACACGGTCAGCTTCAAGACCCGAGCCATTGAGCAGGTTTGGGCTAGTTTGCAGGAGGCAGGTTGTCGGATTTCAGACCTAGAGGTTCAGAACAAAACCCTGCTCAACAGCCTATTTGACAAGACAAGGGAGGAAGAATCATGA
- a CDS encoding DNA starvation/stationary phase protection protein translates to MKKEILKPSAEVASLSLGKSLNYQDTKAVLNQAVADLSVAHSILHQVHWYMRGRGFMIWHPKMDEYMEEIDGYLDEMSERLITLGGAPFSTLKEFSENSQLKEVPGDYTVTIEEQLARVVAVFRYLATLFQKGFDVSDEEGDSVTNDIFNVAKASIEKHIWMLQAELGQAPKL, encoded by the coding sequence ATGAAAAAAGAAATATTGAAGCCATCAGCTGAAGTTGCTAGTCTGTCTCTGGGGAAATCTCTGAACTATCAGGATACCAAGGCTGTTCTCAATCAGGCAGTAGCAGATTTATCAGTAGCCCATTCTATCCTCCATCAAGTTCATTGGTATATGCGTGGTCGTGGCTTTATGATTTGGCATCCAAAGATGGATGAATATATGGAAGAAATTGATGGCTATTTGGATGAGATGAGTGAACGTTTGATCACCTTAGGTGGGGCACCATTTTCTACCCTTAAAGAGTTTAGTGAAAATAGTCAGCTCAAGGAAGTTCCTGGTGATTATACTGTAACGATTGAAGAGCAATTGGCGCGTGTGGTAGCGGTGTTCCGCTATCTAGCTACTCTTTTCCAAAAGGGATTTGATGTCAGTGATGAAGAAGGTGACAGTGTAACCAACGATATTTTCAATGTGGCTAAGGCAAGTATTGAAAAACATATTTGGATGTTGCAGGCAGAACTAGGACAAGCTCCGAAATTGTAA
- a CDS encoding segregation/condensation protein A yields MDIKLKDFEGPLDLLLHLVSKYQMDIYQVPITEVIEQYLTYIATLQAMRLEVAGEYMLMASQLVVIKSRRLLPKVVEQTDPEDDPELELLDQLEEYRKFKLLSEKLGEQHDERAKSFSKPKEELVYEDVQLVQDKTVVDLFLAFSKVMAEKQASLRQSHTTIARDEYKIEDMMDLVRSHFKAGSRLELRQLFKDSQDINEVITIFLATLELVKVHEISFEQTEAFGDIYLVRREHEPIS; encoded by the coding sequence ATGGATATTAAACTGAAAGATTTTGAAGGACCTCTGGACCTCTTGCTCCACCTGGTGTCCAAGTACCAGATGGACATCTACCAGGTGCCGATTACAGAGGTCATTGAGCAGTATCTAACCTATATTGCCACCTTGCAGGCCATGCGGCTGGAAGTGGCAGGTGAATACATGCTCATGGCCAGTCAGTTGGTGGTCATCAAGAGTCGGAGGCTCCTGCCCAAGGTAGTGGAGCAGACAGACCCAGAAGATGACCCAGAGCTGGAGCTATTGGACCAATTGGAAGAGTACCGCAAATTCAAACTTCTCAGCGAGAAGCTGGGAGAGCAGCATGATGAGCGGGCTAAGAGTTTCTCCAAGCCCAAGGAAGAGCTGGTCTACGAAGATGTGCAGCTGGTCCAGGACAAGACCGTTGTCGATTTGTTCCTGGCTTTTTCCAAAGTCATGGCTGAAAAGCAGGCCAGCCTGCGCCAATCGCATACGACCATTGCCAGAGATGAGTACAAGATTGAGGACATGATGGACCTGGTCCGTAGTCACTTTAAGGCTGGTTCGCGTCTGGAGTTGCGCCAGCTCTTTAAGGATAGTCAGGATATCAATGAGGTTATCACCATTTTTCTGGCCACTTTGGAGTTGGTCAAGGTCCATGAGATTAGCTTTGAACAAACGGAGGCTTTTGGGGACATTTACCTAGTAAGGAGGGAGCATGAGCCGATTAGCTGA
- the xerD gene encoding site-specific tyrosine recombinase XerD, with amino-acid sequence MKDWIAAFIRSKSISSNSQKSYTYDLQQFMEVTQGQVNQQTLLTYQQTLLSLKPAAQKRKLSAVNQFLYFLYEEGQLERFYKLKALTSPASIKQRPQVEDLSPLWTETAFLDGQTIALLIGFLGLTPSEIAELTVDDLNLDFQVLTVQKGQTKRVLDIPKEILPYLENHLTGVYLFDKKGQTYSRQWFFNRLTEFVSSIGRSDWTAQKLREQYILGQIKQGKSLDQLVKQLGLKSSMSLEKYK; translated from the coding sequence ATGAAAGATTGGATTGCAGCATTTATCAGGAGCAAGTCCATAAGCAGCAACAGTCAGAAGTCCTACACCTATGACCTACAGCAATTCATGGAGGTGACCCAGGGCCAGGTCAACCAGCAGACACTCTTGACCTACCAGCAGACGCTCTTGAGTCTGAAGCCTGCTGCCCAGAAGCGCAAGTTGTCAGCAGTCAATCAGTTCCTCTATTTTCTCTACGAGGAGGGGCAGCTGGAGCGATTTTATAAGCTCAAGGCCCTGACCAGCCCTGCCTCTATCAAGCAGCGACCACAGGTGGAAGATTTGTCCCCCTTATGGACGGAGACAGCCTTTCTTGATGGGCAGACCATTGCTCTTTTGATTGGCTTTTTAGGGCTGACGCCTAGTGAAATAGCAGAGCTGACTGTGGATGACCTCAACCTAGATTTTCAGGTGTTGACTGTCCAGAAGGGGCAGACCAAGCGGGTCCTGGATATTCCTAAAGAAATTCTGCCCTACCTAGAAAATCACTTGACCGGTGTCTATCTTTTTGACAAAAAAGGGCAAACCTATTCCCGCCAGTGGTTCTTTAATCGCTTGACTGAATTTGTTAGCTCCATAGGTCGGTCAGATTGGACCGCCCAGAAATTGAGAGAACAGTATATTCTGGGGCAAATCAAGCAAGGCAAGTCTCTGGACCAGCTGGTCAAACAATTGGGCTTGAAATCAAGCATGAGTTTGGAAAAATACAAGTAA
- a CDS encoding IS30 family transposase — protein sequence MHTHYTPKGKHLTIENRRQIERWKGEGKSNREIARLLGKAPQTIHNEVIRGTTLQQVRKGRFKKLYSADYAQNLYEKNRKKSVRKLSLTKELADKIRHYNMEKFSPEMMVRTKDINVGISTIYYWIHKGHLGLTKKDMLYPRKGRTTKKQASPNFKPAGKSIEERPEVINLRLELGHYEIDTVLLTRARNKCLLVLTDRRSRHQIIRLIPNKSAEAVNQALKIVLKEFQIKSITTDNGTEFSRLSEVFLKEHIYYAHPYSSWERGTNENHNRLIRRWLPKGTTKTTPKEVAFIENWINNYPKKCLGYKSPREFLIGG from the coding sequence ATGCATACACATTATACACCAAAAGGAAAACATTTGACAATCGAAAACCGCAGACAAATTGAACGGTGGAAAGGCGAAGGGAAATCCAATCGGGAAATCGCTCGCTTATTGGGAAAGGCTCCGCAGACCATTCACAATGAAGTGATACGAGGGACGACCCTACAACAAGTCCGAAAAGGTCGCTTCAAAAAACTCTATTCCGCTGATTATGCCCAAAATCTGTATGAGAAAAATCGGAAAAAGTCCGTTAGAAAACTGAGCTTAACAAAGGAACTCGCTGATAAAATTCGGCACTACAATATGGAAAAATTCTCGCCTGAAATGATGGTTAGAACCAAGGACATCAATGTGGGGATTTCAACCATCTACTACTGGATTCACAAGGGGCATCTCGGCTTGACCAAGAAGGATATGCTTTATCCTAGAAAAGGGAGGACTACTAAAAAACAGGCGAGTCCAAACTTTAAGCCTGCTGGAAAGTCAATTGAAGAGCGGCCAGAGGTGATCAATCTTCGACTGGAGCTTGGACACTATGAAATTGACACGGTTCTATTGACGAGAGCGAGAAACAAATGCCTTTTGGTCTTGACGGACAGGAGAAGTCGCCACCAAATCATTCGATTGATTCCAAATAAATCGGCTGAGGCTGTGAATCAGGCCTTGAAAATCGTCTTGAAGGAGTTCCAAATCAAATCCATTACTACAGATAATGGAACCGAGTTTAGTCGTTTGTCAGAAGTGTTTCTGAAGGAACATATCTACTACGCTCACCCTTATTCCTCTTGGGAGAGAGGCACGAACGAGAATCACAATAGGCTTATCCGACGATGGTTGCCGAAAGGAACCACAAAAACGACCCCGAAAGAAGTCGCTTTTATCGAAAATTGGATCAATAACTATCCCAAAAAATGTTTGGGCTACAAGTCACCGAGAGAATTTCTTATAGGTGGCTAA
- a CDS encoding ECF transporter S component, whose translation MTNTRKMTIIAILSAVSFLLMYLKFPLIPTANFLEVDFSIVPILFGLLMLDLKSSFAILFIRTLLKLILNNQGASTIIGLPMNIAAMSVFILAVAYIWKKDQTVKNYMKTAAVATIASTLVMLVMNYVYAVPVYATFAGFDIKQILGLGNYLFAMVLPFNLLQGIVLSLAFYVCYKAAQPILKKV comes from the coding sequence ATGACAAACACACGCAAAATGACGATTATCGCCATTCTCTCAGCAGTATCTTTTCTGCTCATGTACTTGAAATTTCCGCTGATTCCAACAGCTAATTTCCTGGAAGTGGACTTTTCAATCGTACCCATTCTCTTTGGTCTCTTGATGCTGGATCTGAAATCAAGCTTTGCGATTCTTTTCATCCGGACCTTGCTCAAGTTGATTTTGAACAACCAAGGTGCATCGACCATTATTGGTCTGCCAATGAATATTGCAGCTATGTCAGTCTTCATTCTAGCTGTGGCCTACATTTGGAAAAAAGACCAGACAGTGAAAAATTATATGAAAACAGCAGCTGTGGCAACTATTGCATCGACCTTGGTTATGCTGGTCATGAACTATGTTTATGCTGTGCCAGTCTATGCGACCTTTGCAGGCTTCGATATCAAACAAATTCTAGGACTTGGCAACTATCTCTTTGCCATGGTCCTTCCCTTCAACCTCTTGCAGGGAATCGTGCTGTCGCTGGCTTTCTATGTATGTTACAAGGCAGCCCAGCCAATTTTAAAGAAAGTTTAA
- a CDS encoding CsbD family protein: MSEEKFGAKLDQLTGSVKEGLGKLTGDKELEAEGLVEKGLGKAKELVEDAKGFVEDAKDGLEGAVNGIKNAFDKDEK; the protein is encoded by the coding sequence ATGTCAGAAGAAAAATTCGGTGCTAAATTAGATCAATTGACTGGTTCTGTCAAAGAGGGCTTGGGCAAATTGACAGGTGATAAAGAGCTTGAAGCGGAAGGTCTTGTTGAAAAAGGGCTCGGCAAAGCTAAAGAGTTGGTCGAAGATGCCAAGGGCTTTGTAGAAGATGCTAAAGACGGCCTCGAAGGTGCTGTCAACGGTATCAAAAACGCTTTTGACAAGGACGAAAAATAA
- a CDS encoding CsbD family protein, translating to MSEDKLNAKLDQLTGSVKEGFGKLTGDKGLEVEGLVEKGLGKAKELVEDAKDGIEGAVDGIKKAFDKE from the coding sequence ATGTCAGAAGATAAATTGAATGCAAAACTCGACCAGTTGACAGGTTCTGTCAAAGAAGGTTTTGGAAAACTAACAGGCGATAAAGGCCTTGAGGTCGAAGGTCTTGTGGAAAAAGGCCTAGGCAAGGCTAAAGAATTAGTCGAAGATGCCAAAGATGGCATTGAAGGTGCTGTTGACGGCATCAAAAAAGCTTTCGATAAGGAATAA
- a CDS encoding acyltransferase translates to MRIKWFSTIRVLGLVMVLLYHFYIKYFSGGFVGVDLFFTLSGYLTTALIIDQFHTDKEFDFKAFLKRRLYRIFPPLVLLILTVTPLALLIRNDFTANIGRQITAALGFMTNIYEILAGGGYENQFTPHLFVHTWTLAIEVQFYIIWGLALWWITRQARSVGQLRGTIFLSSGLLFVLSFFGMFISSFFVTSYSRIYFSTLAHSFPFFMGSLLATIVGIKHTTTGFQKMMQQWDLRKTLLVFSSGLGLEALLLFFLRFDSIFTYLFGFFLSSLATCAMILAARILHEKTANVKEPAAIQFLADISYGIYLFHWPLYIIFNQLISNHLLAVGLTLLVTLLMASLSYYVLEPYIAGRTGKLFGLEIDLVPYTKWLTITFGVLSLLTLGISLFVPKLGDLDHSLMVESLKQADTRMTQTKNFAEKGKASHFDITDGVTIIGDSVTLRASEHLQAALPDAMIDAEKSRNTIQANEILQTNIDNGTLLKNVVVATGANVVTNYQEELKKMVDILPNGYRLILVTPYDGNSATYDDPIAEKHARYIRQLAKDYDFITVADWNAVAKQNPQIWAGTDNIHFGSEPSTINEGGQLFAQTVQEALKEAENGPIKNK, encoded by the coding sequence ATGAGGATTAAATGGTTTTCAACAATTCGAGTGCTAGGACTGGTAATGGTCCTGCTCTATCATTTTTACATCAAATACTTCTCTGGAGGCTTTGTCGGAGTTGACCTCTTCTTCACCCTATCCGGCTATCTGACGACTGCCCTGATTATTGACCAATTTCATACCGACAAGGAGTTCGATTTCAAGGCCTTTCTAAAACGGCGCTTGTACCGTATTTTCCCACCTTTGGTCCTGCTGATTCTGACCGTCACACCCCTGGCTCTCCTGATTCGTAATGATTTTACAGCCAATATCGGACGGCAAATCACAGCTGCTCTGGGCTTTATGACCAACATCTATGAAATTTTGGCCGGTGGTGGATACGAAAATCAATTTACCCCCCATCTCTTTGTTCACACCTGGACCCTTGCAATTGAAGTCCAATTCTACATCATCTGGGGGCTAGCCCTCTGGTGGATAACGCGGCAAGCCAGGTCTGTAGGACAACTTAGAGGAACTATTTTCCTCAGTTCAGGCCTCCTATTTGTCCTTAGCTTCTTTGGAATGTTTATTTCTAGCTTCTTTGTCACAAGCTATTCTAGGATTTACTTCTCTACCCTAGCTCACTCCTTCCCCTTCTTTATGGGGAGCCTGCTTGCGACCATCGTAGGCATCAAGCACACTACTACCGGTTTCCAGAAAATGATGCAACAATGGGATTTACGGAAGACCCTATTGGTTTTCTCAAGTGGTCTGGGCTTAGAAGCCCTCCTCCTCTTCTTCCTACGGTTTGATTCGATTTTCACCTATCTTTTCGGTTTCTTCCTCTCAAGTCTGGCAACCTGTGCCATGATTCTTGCGGCTAGAATCTTACACGAAAAGACAGCAAACGTGAAGGAGCCGGCAGCTATCCAGTTTCTGGCGGATATTTCCTACGGTATCTACCTTTTCCACTGGCCCCTCTACATTATCTTCAATCAACTGATTTCCAACCACCTTCTGGCCGTTGGACTGACCTTGCTTGTGACACTGCTGATGGCTAGCCTATCCTACTATGTGCTAGAGCCTTACATTGCAGGCAGGACGGGAAAACTCTTTGGTCTGGAAATTGATTTAGTTCCCTATACCAAATGGTTGACTATAACGTTCGGTGTTCTCAGCTTGCTTACCTTAGGCATTAGTTTGTTTGTTCCAAAACTCGGTGATTTAGACCATTCGCTTATGGTGGAAAGCCTCAAGCAGGCAGATACCCGCATGACACAGACCAAAAACTTTGCCGAAAAGGGAAAAGCCAGCCATTTTGATATCACAGACGGAGTGACCATTATCGGTGATTCTGTGACACTTCGAGCAAGCGAGCACCTACAAGCAGCCCTGCCTGATGCTATGATTGATGCGGAGAAGAGCCGGAATACCATCCAGGCTAACGAAATCCTGCAGACCAATATTGACAATGGAACACTCTTGAAAAATGTTGTGGTAGCAACCGGTGCCAATGTGGTCACCAATTACCAGGAAGAGCTGAAGAAAATGGTTGATATCCTGCCGAATGGTTACCGCTTGATTCTAGTGACCCCCTACGATGGTAACTCTGCTACGTACGATGACCCAATAGCTGAAAAACATGCGCGTTACATTCGTCAATTAGCCAAGGATTATGACTTTATCACCGTGGCTGATTGGAATGCCGTTGCCAAGCAAAATCCTCAGATTTGGGCCGGCACAGACAATATTCATTTTGGTAGCGAACCAAGCACCATCAATGAAGGTGGACAACTCTTTGCCCAAACGGTTCAAGAAGCTCTAAAAGAAGCAGAAAACGGACCGATTAAGAATAAATAG
- the yidD gene encoding membrane protein insertion efficiency factor YidD, translating into MTRLIIGLVRLYQRFISPLFPPSCRYRPTCSAYMIVALQKHGSKGFLMGLARIGRCHPFVEGGEDPVPDHFSLRRNKV; encoded by the coding sequence ATGACCAGGCTCATCATCGGCCTGGTCCGGCTGTACCAACGATTTATCTCTCCCCTCTTTCCACCGTCTTGCCGTTATCGACCTACCTGCTCGGCCTATATGATTGTGGCCTTGCAGAAGCACGGCTCAAAGGGATTCTTGATGGGCCTGGCCCGTATTGGGCGCTGTCATCCCTTTGTGGAAGGTGGTGAAGATCCAGTACCGGACCATTTTAGCCTGAGAAGAAATAAAGTATGA
- the scpB gene encoding SMC-Scp complex subunit ScpB produces MSRLAEIEVLLFVAGEEGLTLRNLAEMLDMQPTALIQQLEKLSEKYMSDKDSGLALLESSNRYKLVTKKEFAELLRIYAKTPINQTMSRALLETLSIVAYKQPITRIEVDDIRGVNSSGAISKLQAFDLIRENGKKEVLGRPNLYVTTDYFLDYMGINSLDQLPDVSDLDLKDEETELFLERNELEDEN; encoded by the coding sequence ATGAGCCGATTAGCTGAAATAGAAGTCCTGCTATTTGTGGCAGGTGAGGAAGGCCTGACCTTGCGTAATCTAGCGGAGATGCTGGACATGCAGCCGACCGCCCTCATCCAGCAGTTGGAGAAATTATCTGAAAAGTACATGTCGGATAAGGATTCTGGTCTGGCACTCTTGGAATCATCCAACCGCTACAAGCTGGTAACCAAGAAGGAATTTGCCGAGCTCTTGCGGATTTATGCCAAGACACCGATAAACCAGACCATGTCCCGGGCCCTATTGGAAACCCTGTCTATTGTTGCCTACAAGCAGCCCATTACACGGATAGAGGTGGATGACATCCGTGGGGTCAATTCCAGCGGTGCCATTAGTAAGCTCCAGGCTTTTGATTTGATTCGGGAAAATGGCAAGAAGGAGGTGTTGGGCCGACCAAATCTCTATGTGACCACCGATTATTTTTTGGACTACATGGGGATTAACAGCCTGGACCAATTGCCGGATGTGTCAGATTTGGACCTGAAAGATGAGGAAACAGAGCTTTTCCTAGAAAGAAATGAGTTAGAAGATGAGAATTAA
- a CDS encoding tRNA (cytidine(34)-2'-O)-methyltransferase codes for MNIEELHYKEETAKNHVVLFEPQIPQNTGNIARTCAATNSPLHIIKPMGFPIDDSKMKRAGLDYWDKLDVRFYENLDEFMTYASQHGQVHLVSKFADKTYSNQSYQEGIHYFLFGREDKGLPEEFMRQYPEQAIRIPMNDEHVRSLNVSNTVCMIVYEALRQQEFAGLDLVHTYEGDKLK; via the coding sequence ATGAATATCGAAGAATTGCACTACAAAGAAGAAACAGCTAAAAACCACGTCGTTCTGTTTGAGCCACAAATTCCCCAGAATACGGGCAATATCGCCCGGACCTGTGCTGCGACCAACAGTCCTCTGCACATTATCAAGCCCATGGGTTTTCCTATTGATGATAGCAAGATGAAACGAGCTGGTCTTGATTACTGGGACAAGCTGGACGTACGTTTTTATGAAAATTTAGATGAATTTATGACCTACGCCAGCCAGCATGGCCAGGTACATCTGGTGTCAAAATTCGCTGATAAGACCTATTCCAACCAGTCCTATCAGGAGGGAATCCATTATTTTCTTTTTGGGCGTGAGGACAAGGGCCTGCCAGAAGAATTCATGCGCCAGTATCCAGAACAGGCTATCCGCATTCCCATGAACGATGAGCATGTCCGTAGCCTCAATGTATCCAATACAGTCTGCATGATTGTCTATGAAGCCCTGCGTCAGCAGGAATTTGCAGGCCTTGACCTGGTCCATACCTATGAAGGGGACAAACTCAAATAA
- a CDS encoding low molecular weight phosphotyrosine protein phosphatase — MKKIAFVCLGNICRSPMAEFVMKALTDDYHIESRATSGWEHGNPIYPGTQKIFKKYQIPYSSSKTSQQVSAADFEEFDYIIGMDSNNVRDLKKMAPTSAQDKIYQFADRSVPDPWYTGDFEETYQMVSQGCKDWLERLK, encoded by the coding sequence ATGAAAAAAATTGCATTTGTCTGTCTTGGAAATATCTGTCGCAGTCCCATGGCTGAATTTGTCATGAAAGCCTTGACCGACGACTACCACATCGAAAGCCGTGCCACATCAGGCTGGGAACACGGCAATCCTATCTATCCGGGAACCCAGAAGATTTTCAAAAAATACCAGATTCCCTACAGTAGTAGTAAGACATCTCAGCAGGTTTCAGCAGCGGATTTTGAGGAATTTGACTATATCATCGGCATGGACAGCAACAATGTCCGTGACTTAAAAAAGATGGCTCCTACTTCTGCCCAAGATAAAATCTACCAATTTGCCGACAGATCCGTTCCCGACCCTTGGTACACAGGGGATTTCGAGGAAACCTATCAAATGGTCAGCCAGGGCTGCAAGGATTGGTTGGAACGGCTAAAATAA
- a CDS encoding rRNA pseudouridine synthase, with the protein MRINKYIAHAGIASRRKAEELIKQGLVTVNGQVVRELGTVIKSGDRVEVEGQPIYNEEKVYYLLNKPRGVISSVSDDKGRKTVVDLLPTVKERIYPVGRLDWDTSGVLILTNDGDFTDEMIHPRNEIDKVYLAHVKGVANKDVLRPLTRGVVIDGKKTKPAVYEIIKVDPVKNRSVVELTIHEGRNHQVKKMFEAVGLQVDKLSRTRFGNLDLTGLRPGEYRKLNKKDISKLHTMAVTKPAKKK; encoded by the coding sequence ATGAGAATTAACAAATATATTGCCCACGCAGGCATTGCTAGCCGACGCAAGGCTGAGGAATTGATCAAGCAGGGGTTGGTGACTGTCAATGGTCAGGTGGTGCGTGAATTGGGAACTGTCATCAAGTCTGGTGACAGGGTTGAGGTAGAAGGCCAGCCTATTTACAATGAAGAGAAGGTCTATTACCTGCTCAACAAGCCTCGTGGAGTGATTTCCAGCGTATCGGACGACAAGGGTAGAAAGACGGTCGTAGACCTTTTGCCTACGGTCAAGGAACGGATTTATCCTGTGGGTCGTCTGGACTGGGATACATCAGGTGTCCTGATTTTGACCAACGATGGAGATTTCACAGACGAGATGATTCACCCGCGCAATGAGATTGATAAGGTCTATCTGGCGCATGTCAAGGGGGTTGCCAATAAGGACGTTCTTCGTCCCTTGACCCGTGGAGTGGTCATTGACGGTAAGAAAACCAAGCCAGCTGTCTATGAGATTATCAAGGTGGACCCTGTCAAGAACCGATCGGTGGTCGAATTGACTATCCATGAGGGGCGCAATCACCAGGTTAAGAAGATGTTTGAAGCGGTTGGTCTACAGGTGGACAAGCTGTCTCGGACTCGTTTTGGTAATCTAGACTTGACAGGTCTGCGTCCAGGTGAGTACCGCAAGCTCAATAAGAAGGACATCAGCAAGCTCCATACCATGGCTGTTACCAAGCCAGCTAAGAAGAAATGA